A region of the Betaproteobacteria bacterium genome:
TGATATTCCGACAGCGTATCCGGAACCGGGGTGACGGCGCCCAGGATCGTGGCCGGATCGGCGCCGAGCGCGACCGCGACCGGAAACGCCGTGCCCGGGTGCGCCAGCGTGTGATCGCGAAAGTCGAGCGCGCCGCCGCGATGCGCCAACCAGCGCATGATGACCCGATTGCGGCCGACGACCTGCATGCGATAGATGCCGAGGTTCTGGCGCCGGCGCTGCGGACCGCGCGTGATCACCAGGCCCCAGGTGATGAGCGGACCGGCGTCCCCCGGCCAGCAAGTCTGGACGGGGAAGCGACCGAGGTCGACCGCATCGCCTTCCAGCACGACTTCGTGGCAAGGCGCGCGCGCAATGCGCTTCGGCGCCATGGCGAGGATCTGCCGCACCAGCGGGAGCTTCTCCCAGGCATCGCGCAGGCCCTTCGGCGGCTCGGGCTCCCGCAGCTGCGCCAGCAGCTCGCCCAGCTCGCGCAATTCGGCGAGCGTGTTGCGACCCATGGCGAGCGCCACGCGCTCCGGCGTGCCGAAGAGATTGCCGAGCACCGGCATCGCATGGCCCTTCACGCGCTCGAACAGCAGTGCGGGACCGCGCTTTTTCAGCACCCGGTCGCAGAGCTCGGTCATTTCGAGGTTCGGATCGATCTCGGCGCGGACGCGGCGCAGCTCTGCGCGCGCTTCGAGCTGGCTCAGGAAATCGCGCAGGTCGCGATAGGCCATCGCCGGCTCGCTTTGTTATCGGCCCGGAAAGTGGCTGAAAAGCCGCTTTCCGCAGTACGCTCCCCTCTCCCCCTGGGAGAGGGGCTGGGGGGTGAGGCCGGGAATTCGCGGACCATGGTCCGCGCCGGGCGAACGGCATCGGCCTGCATGCCGATGCGCGCACTGCAAGTGAGGGAGCGAGCGGTAAGGCATTACTGAAAGCTCGCTAATTGACTCGAATCCAGGGCGCGGGAATACGCAGGGCGAAATCGGCCACGATGCCGGCGAATATCGCGGCGCCGATCCAGTTGTTGTGCAGGAAGGCCTTGAAGCTCGTCTCGCGCGTGCGCGGGCGCAGGATGAAATACTGCCGCACCGCGAGCGCCGCGGCAGCTGCAATGCCGAGAAAATACATGGTCCCGAGATTGAAGCGCACGCCGATCCAAAGCATCGCTCCGAGGAACAGCGCCTGGCAGAGCATGGTGAAGAACACGTCGCGCTCGCCGAACAGGATGGCCGAGGTTTTCATGCCGATGCGCACGTCGTCGTTGCGGTCGACCATCGCATATTCGGTATCGTAGGCGATCGTCCAGAACACGTTCGCCCCGAGCAGCCACCAGGCCACGGGAGGAATCGCGTTCTGATGGGCGGCGAATGCCATCGGGATGCCGAAGCCGAAGGCGATGCCGAGCCAGGCCTGCGGCAGCCAGAACACGCGCTTGAGGAAAGGATAGATCACGGCCAGCGCAAGCGCGACCAACGCAAGCTGGATCGTCAGGCGATTCAACTGCAGCACCAGGGCGAACGCGAGCAGGAAGAGTACCGCGGCGAGCGCGATCGCCTCGGCCACCGGAATCGCGCGCCGGGCGAGCGGCCGTTCGCGCGTGCGCTCGACCTGCGGATCGAAATTGCGGTCGGCGATGTCGTTCACGGTGCAGCCGGCCGAGCGCATGAGCACCACGCCGAGAACGAAGATCACCAGTATGCCCGGGTTCGGGTAACCGTACGACGAAAGCCAGAGGCCCCAGAGCGTCGGCCACAGCAGGAGCAGGATGCCGATAGGCTTGTCCAGCCGCATCAGCTGCTCGTAGATATCGAGTCGCTCCCTCAACGTCACGATGGTCTTGGCACCTGTCGCCGGCCGCTGCGCGATCGCCTGTCCGTCGCGCTCCCGGCCTGCATCACACACGGTTCGTGGCGATCCATTCACGGCGATCTTTGGGCCGAATCTCAGCCGCGCAGTATAGCCGATGCGCCCGCGCGGGCCGATCGCGCGCGTGCACGCGATTCATGCGTTGAGATAGTCGTGACGCGAGCCGAACCAGCGCTCGAGATGCGCACGCGCGAGCTCCGGCTCGAGCTCGAGCATGCGCTCGGCGGCCGAGCGCGCCTTTTCCAGCAACGCGAGATCCGTCCCGAGATCGGCAAAGCGCAGCATAGGCACGCCGCTTTGGCGCGCGCCGAGCAATTCTCCCGGCCCGCGCAGCTCCAGGTCCTTGCGCGCGATCTCGAAACCGTCGGCAGTCTCGTAGACGATCTTCAACCGTGCGCGCGCCAGCTCGGACAGTGGCGTCTCATACATGAGGATGCAGACGCTCGCCTCGCGCCCCCGCCCCACGCGTCCGCGCAGCTGGTGCAGCTGCGCAAGCCCCATGCGTTCGGCGTTCTCGATCACCATCAAGGTCGCGTTCGGCACGTCCACGCCGACTTCGATCACGGTGGTCGCGACCAGGAGGCGGATCTCGCCCCCCTTGAAGCGCGCCATCACATCGGCCTTTTCCGCCGGCGCAAGCCGGCCGTGCACGAGACCCACGGTCAACTCCGGAAACGCCTGCTGGATCGCCTCATGGGTCGCGATGGCCGTCTGCAGCTGCAATGTCTCCGACTCCTCGATCAAGGGACAGACCCAGTACGCCTGTCCGCCGCCGACGCACGCATCGCGCACGCGTGCGAACACTTCCTCGCGCCGGCGCGCGCTCACGAGCTTGGTCGCGATCGGCGTGCGGCCCGGCGGCAGCGTGTCGATCACGCTCACGTCGAGATCGGCATAGAAGCTCATCGCCAGCGTGCGCGGAATCGGCGTGGCACTCATCATGAGCCGATGCGGTTCCGAGGCGGCCGACCCTTTCTCTCCCAGGGCCAGCCGCTCGCGCACGCCGAAGCGGTGCTGCTCGTCCACGATGGCGAGCGCCAGGCGCGGAAAGGTCACGGCGTCCTGGATCAACGCATGGGTTCCGACGGCAACCAGCGGCTGCGCCTCGAGCAGGCGCTTGCGCGCTAGAGCGCGTGGTCGTTTCCCCTGCCCGCCTGCGATCCATATCACCTCGACGCCCAGCGGCGCGAGCCAGGCGCTGAACTTGAGGTAATGCTGCTCGGCAAGGATCTCGGTCGGCGCCATCACCGCCACCTGCCAGCCGTTCTCGATCGCCTGCAGCGCCGCGGCGGCGGCCACTACGGTCTTGCCGCTGCCGACATCGCCCTGCAGCAGACGCTGCATGGGATGCGCGCGCGCAAGATCGGAGCGAATCTGCGCGACGGCGCGATGCTGTGCCGGCGTGAGTGCGAACGGCAGCGTATCGAGGAGCTTGCGCAGCAGGTGACCGCGCGCGGGCAAGGCCGGCGCGGCGCGCAGCCGGCGGCGGCGGTAGCTCGAGCGCATGGAGAGCTGCTGCGCAAGCAGCTCGTCGAACTTGATCCGAACCCAGGCCGGATGCGAGCGCTCCTCCAAGGCGTCGAGCGCAACGTCCGGCGGCGGCGCATGCAGGAATCGAACCGCTTCGGCAAATCCCGGCAGCTTCAACTCGGCAGCCAGCGCCTGCGGCAGCGTATCGCCCAGGTCGCATTGCGCGAGCGCGCGGCTGACCAGCGCGCGGACGGTGTGCTGAGCGAGACCCGCGGTGGTCGGGTAGACCGGAGTGAGCGTGGCGGCCAGCGGTACGTCACCTCGTACGATGCGGTAGCGCGGGTGAATCGCTTCGGCACCGAACATGCCGCGCCGAATCTCGCCCAGAAGCCGTACCCGGGTGCCGGTCGTGAATTGCTTGAGCTGGCTCGGATAGAAGTGCAGAAAGCGCAGCGTCAGCTCCTCGCCCGCGTCCTCGACCCGGACCACGAGCTGGCGGCGCGGTCGATACTGCACTTCGGCGTTCAATACCGTGGCTTCGACCTGCACGACCTCACCGCTGGGCGCCGAGGCGAGCGGCACGAGCCGCGTCTCGTCCTCGTAGCGCAAGGGTAAGT
Encoded here:
- a CDS encoding 4-hydroxybenzoate octaprenyltransferase, translating into MTLRERLDIYEQLMRLDKPIGILLLLWPTLWGLWLSSYGYPNPGILVIFVLGVVLMRSAGCTVNDIADRNFDPQVERTRERPLARRAIPVAEAIALAAVLFLLAFALVLQLNRLTIQLALVALALAVIYPFLKRVFWLPQAWLGIAFGFGIPMAFAAHQNAIPPVAWWLLGANVFWTIAYDTEYAMVDRNDDVRIGMKTSAILFGERDVFFTMLCQALFLGAMLWIGVRFNLGTMYFLGIAAAAALAVRQYFILRPRTRETSFKAFLHNNWIGAAIFAGIVADFALRIPAPWIRVN
- the recG gene encoding ATP-dependent DNA helicase RecG; protein product: MRSWTRESNVCAATATRRSSARLAAERQKPMRPKAASPDAPQRRAAPAPAGINASAAQAASAVPADVAPKLAKLGIRAWNDLILHLPLRYEDETRLVPLASAPSGEVVQVEATVLNAEVQYRPRRQLVVRVEDAGEELTLRFLHFYPSQLKQFTTGTRVRLLGEIRRGMFGAEAIHPRYRIVRGDVPLAATLTPVYPTTAGLAQHTVRALVSRALAQCDLGDTLPQALAAELKLPGFAEAVRFLHAPPPDVALDALEERSHPAWVRIKFDELLAQQLSMRSSYRRRRLRAAPALPARGHLLRKLLDTLPFALTPAQHRAVAQIRSDLARAHPMQRLLQGDVGSGKTVVAAAAALQAIENGWQVAVMAPTEILAEQHYLKFSAWLAPLGVEVIWIAGGQGKRPRALARKRLLEAQPLVAVGTHALIQDAVTFPRLALAIVDEQHRFGVRERLALGEKGSAASEPHRLMMSATPIPRTLAMSFYADLDVSVIDTLPPGRTPIATKLVSARRREEVFARVRDACVGGGQAYWVCPLIEESETLQLQTAIATHEAIQQAFPELTVGLVHGRLAPAEKADVMARFKGGEIRLLVATTVIEVGVDVPNATLMVIENAERMGLAQLHQLRGRVGRGREASVCILMYETPLSELARARLKIVYETADGFEIARKDLELRGPGELLGARQSGVPMLRFADLGTDLALLEKARSAAERMLELEPELARAHLERWFGSRHDYLNA